A single region of the Candidatus Manganitrophaceae bacterium genome encodes:
- a CDS encoding ABC transporter ATP-binding protein, which produces MLEVDKLTKVYKGKRGLSPLSFNVGEGESVAVIGHNGAGKSTLMKILAGWLVPDSGAVRIDGIDLKDRLALVRKVGFVPETPNLFDFFSVAYNLTLFARLFEIPFTRVEDTLKGFNLSAFRNNKVRVLSKGLKQRVSIGRSLLADPPLLLFDEPTSGLDFEMTREIYRLLKNIHASGKTILFTSHRPEEIKTLATRMLVLHQGNLVFDGVPEEYFKSELHETLYA; this is translated from the coding sequence ATGCTTGAGGTCGACAAGCTGACCAAAGTCTACAAGGGGAAACGGGGGCTTTCGCCTCTTTCCTTTAACGTAGGGGAGGGGGAATCGGTGGCGGTGATCGGGCACAATGGCGCGGGCAAATCGACATTGATGAAAATCCTCGCCGGCTGGCTTGTTCCCGACAGCGGGGCGGTGCGGATCGACGGGATCGATCTAAAAGACCGGTTGGCGCTTGTTAGAAAAGTCGGCTTTGTCCCTGAGACCCCCAACCTTTTTGACTTCTTCTCTGTCGCATATAATCTCACTCTCTTTGCCCGCCTCTTTGAAATCCCCTTTACACGGGTGGAAGATACTTTAAAGGGATTTAATCTGTCGGCCTTTCGAAATAACAAGGTGCGGGTCCTCTCCAAAGGGTTGAAGCAGCGGGTCAGCATCGGCCGTTCGCTCCTGGCAGACCCGCCGCTCCTTCTTTTTGATGAACCGACCTCCGGTCTCGATTTTGAAATGACCCGTGAGATCTATCGGCTCCTCAAAAACATCCACGCTTCAGGAAAAACAATCCTGTTTACCTCCCATCGGCCGGAAGAGATCAAAACGCTTGCAACCCGGATGCTGGTGCTCCATCAAGGGAATCTGGTCTTCGACGGAGTGCCGGAGGAGTACTTCAAATCAGAGCTTCATGAGACCCTCTACGCATGA
- a CDS encoding ABC transporter permease, translating into MIRNILILSWNDLAIAFKNKTIYLIFFIPLFVFLTLKFVDQTDTTPQKIKIGLIEKENYAPVILKSIQSADQAFSFIWLSSREAGKRGLKEKKVDGILIPSEKEPKRLELVVLTKTSLQTVAIVESLSALQIAVEGKNPNWLSSIQPLQENGIQKQTLPTWILMLALMVSFIILPAQVAEEKEKNLLLGLLQTPIRETEWLVAKLILGMCLIGISVIFLHLLGKFDLGFSLGLGYALFVMIGSFCFSAVGVFLGFLCRNQASARTLGVLVYLPHLLPSALSDFSQKLNKFAPLLPSFQFYAPIKSILFEGIGISHFYWEVIYLLSVGIAAHLFSYKLMKIRWLM; encoded by the coding sequence ATGATCAGAAATATTCTCATCCTCTCATGGAACGATCTGGCGATCGCGTTTAAGAATAAGACGATCTATCTCATTTTTTTTATCCCGCTTTTTGTTTTTTTAACCTTGAAGTTCGTCGATCAAACCGATACAACCCCCCAAAAAATAAAAATCGGACTGATCGAAAAAGAAAACTATGCGCCGGTGATCTTAAAGAGCATTCAGTCGGCCGATCAAGCCTTTTCCTTTATTTGGCTTTCGAGCCGAGAGGCGGGAAAACGGGGATTGAAGGAAAAAAAGGTAGATGGTATTTTGATTCCGTCTGAAAAAGAGCCGAAGCGCTTGGAGCTGGTCGTTTTAACGAAAACCTCGCTCCAAACGGTTGCCATTGTCGAAAGTCTCTCTGCGCTACAAATCGCCGTCGAGGGAAAGAATCCGAATTGGCTCTCCAGTATTCAGCCTCTCCAAGAGAACGGGATTCAAAAACAGACGCTGCCGACCTGGATTTTAATGCTGGCTTTGATGGTCAGCTTCATCATCCTTCCGGCGCAGGTGGCCGAGGAGAAGGAGAAAAATCTACTGCTCGGTCTCTTACAAACGCCGATTCGAGAGACCGAGTGGTTGGTTGCCAAACTCATTTTGGGGATGTGCCTCATCGGTATTTCGGTGATCTTTCTCCATCTCCTTGGAAAATTCGATCTCGGTTTTAGCCTCGGGCTCGGTTACGCCCTTTTTGTAATGATCGGCAGCTTCTGTTTTAGCGCGGTCGGCGTATTTCTCGGTTTTCTCTGCCGTAATCAGGCGAGCGCCCGAACGTTGGGCGTGCTTGTTTATCTTCCGCATCTTCTCCCGTCCGCATTGTCTGATTTTTCACAAAAACTCAATAAGTTCGCTCCGCTCCTCCCTTCCTTCCAATTTTATGCTCCGATCAAGTCGATTCTCTTCGAAGGGATCGGCATATCCCATTTTTACTGGGAAGTCATTTATCTCCTTTCCGTCGGAATCGCCG
- a CDS encoding alkaline phosphatase D family protein produces MTRRAFKRSTRLLIAWVGPIGFMLLIALPSARAQSNPFPDGVASAEVTSREAIVWTRLAEPGLVTAEVSTDPTFSHGIQRKFGQARVEDDLTVQLQVNRLTPQTTYYYRFGTPAGAVSEVGVFKTAPRQTVSAPVRFVFTGDSDGTRIPGTDQRIFGDFKVLDAARRDNPDFFVYLGDTIYADSEAGAALGIPPASDLNGFRARYKENRQVPALRSLLASTSTYAIWDDHEVRDNFSGTATDPNLVAAGLKAFKEYFPIRENPFSPNILYRKFRWGKDAELFILDERMFRSPNVPNACLTAAGTPDLAPTLGLGSLPSEVTRLRLPFGLPELTSPDCIAALADPARTFLGKAQFYWLLFSLSLSDATFKFIVNELPVSELFLMPYDRWEGYLAERTQLLELIRALPIKNVIFLTTDLHGNIILDVRINRFLDPKPVAKEVIAGPIATTTFKTELQKAGADPALVETLLATLDQPSCIQIDQYSYGLVEVDVASQPKKVTITVKDENGQTVMSTTPPGPCQVVITEGEFPN; encoded by the coding sequence ATGACGAGAAGGGCTTTTAAACGTTCTACCCGGCTTCTCATCGCATGGGTCGGCCCGATCGGCTTCATGTTGTTGATTGCGTTGCCGTCGGCGCGGGCCCAGAGCAATCCCTTTCCGGACGGCGTGGCCAGCGCGGAGGTGACTTCTCGGGAGGCGATCGTCTGGACCCGGTTGGCGGAGCCGGGCCTGGTAACGGCGGAGGTCTCTACCGATCCGACCTTTTCCCATGGGATCCAGCGGAAATTCGGGCAAGCCCGCGTCGAAGATGATCTCACCGTTCAGCTTCAGGTAAATCGGCTCACTCCTCAGACCACTTATTACTACCGGTTCGGCACCCCGGCCGGGGCCGTCAGCGAAGTCGGCGTTTTTAAAACCGCCCCCCGACAGACGGTCTCGGCGCCGGTCCGGTTTGTCTTTACCGGTGATTCCGACGGCACCCGCATCCCCGGAACCGACCAGCGGATCTTCGGCGATTTTAAGGTGCTCGATGCGGCCCGTCGAGACAACCCCGACTTCTTCGTCTATCTCGGCGACACGATCTACGCCGACTCCGAGGCGGGGGCGGCGTTGGGAATCCCACCGGCGTCGGACCTCAACGGGTTCCGCGCCCGCTATAAAGAAAACCGGCAGGTGCCGGCGTTGCGCTCTCTCCTCGCCAGCACATCGACCTACGCGATTTGGGACGACCATGAGGTCCGGGACAATTTCTCCGGGACGGCGACCGACCCGAACCTCGTCGCGGCCGGGTTGAAGGCATTTAAAGAATATTTTCCGATTCGAGAGAATCCCTTCTCACCGAACATTCTTTATCGAAAGTTTCGCTGGGGAAAAGATGCGGAGCTCTTTATATTGGACGAGCGGATGTTCAGAAGCCCCAATGTTCCGAACGCCTGCCTGACCGCCGCCGGCACCCCTGATCTGGCGCCGACGTTGGGACTCGGCAGCCTGCCGTCCGAGGTGACCCGACTGCGCCTGCCGTTCGGGCTGCCTGAGCTGACCAGTCCCGATTGTATTGCCGCGCTGGCCGATCCGGCCCGGACCTTCCTCGGCAAAGCCCAATTTTATTGGCTTCTCTTTTCCCTCTCCCTCTCCGACGCCACCTTTAAATTTATCGTGAACGAACTGCCGGTCTCGGAGCTGTTCCTCATGCCGTACGACCGATGGGAAGGATACCTGGCGGAGCGGACGCAGCTGCTCGAGTTGATCCGGGCGCTCCCGATCAAAAATGTCATCTTTCTCACCACCGACCTTCATGGAAATATCATTCTCGATGTTCGGATCAACCGATTCTTGGACCCGAAGCCGGTGGCCAAGGAGGTGATCGCCGGCCCGATCGCGACAACGACCTTTAAGACGGAGCTTCAAAAGGCGGGGGCCGACCCGGCGCTGGTCGAAACGTTGTTGGCGACATTAGACCAGCCGAGCTGCATCCAGATCGATCAGTATAGCTATGGGTTGGTCGAGGTCGATGTTGCGAGTCAGCCGAAGAAGGTGACCATCACCGTTAAAGATGAAAATGGTCAGACCGTCATGAGCACGACACCGCCGGGGCCCTGTCAGGTTGTGATTACCGAGGGTGAGTTTCCGAATTAG